In a single window of the Bacillus clarus genome:
- the phnF gene encoding phosphonate metabolism transcriptional regulator PhnF — MNIDKYSPFPIYYQIQEWVKQLIEDGEWKPGDKIPSENELCDKFEVSRMTIRQAINNLVEQGYLYRKRGIGTFVQLPKVEQKLQGMTGFTEDMISRGMKPSSQLLNFRLVPATAKIADRLRIQEGESVYEVRRIRLADDEPIAFETAYLSPTLVKDINEEILQQSLYEHLEKKLGFKLVRATQSIEASIATDNEAEHLHIPKKAPVLVMRQWSYAEGELPLEYVKCIYRGDRYKFITSISRNK, encoded by the coding sequence ATGAACATCGACAAGTATTCACCATTTCCGATCTATTATCAGATTCAAGAGTGGGTGAAACAGCTAATTGAGGACGGTGAATGGAAGCCGGGAGATAAAATTCCATCTGAGAATGAACTTTGTGATAAGTTTGAAGTGAGTCGTATGACAATCAGACAGGCAATTAATAACTTAGTGGAACAAGGGTATTTATATCGAAAACGTGGAATTGGAACATTCGTCCAACTTCCAAAAGTGGAGCAGAAACTGCAAGGGATGACGGGATTTACAGAAGATATGATTTCTCGTGGTATGAAACCGAGCAGCCAGTTACTTAACTTCCGCCTAGTTCCAGCTACTGCTAAAATAGCAGACCGGCTTAGAATACAAGAGGGGGAATCGGTTTATGAAGTGAGGCGTATTCGCTTAGCTGATGATGAACCAATTGCTTTTGAGACGGCATATTTGTCGCCAACTCTTGTAAAAGATATTAACGAAGAAATTTTGCAACAATCTTTATACGAACATTTAGAGAAAAAACTAGGCTTTAAACTAGTTCGAGCTACTCAATCAATTGAAGCGTCAATTGCAACGGATAATGAGGCTGAGCATCTGCATATTCCAAAAAAGGCGCCTGTACTTGTAATGCGTCAATGGTCATATGCGGAGGGGGAATTACCGCTTGAATATGTGAAATGTATTTATCGTGGTGACCGTTATAAGTTTATTACGAGCATTTCACGTAACAAGTAG
- the nagB gene encoding glucosamine-6-phosphate deaminase yields the protein MNILVVKTPEELAEAGYKLIEEVVKSKENPTLGMATGSSPLGIYAEIRKNKLDTSRVTTVNLDEYVNLPHEDKNSYHYFMQEQLFDHLPFKQTYVPNGMASNLEEECKRYEGILAANPVDLQILGIGENGHIGFNEPGTLFNSPTNIVELTESTRQANLRFFENEEDVPTHAITMGIGSIMKAKQILLVAMGPKKAEAVKELLQGEYSEACPATVLQRHPNVTVIADQEALSLCSEAIADEHRQVFTISDLLSDSRVGETAN from the coding sequence ATGAATATTCTTGTTGTAAAAACTCCAGAAGAATTAGCAGAAGCAGGTTATAAATTAATTGAAGAAGTTGTAAAATCAAAAGAAAATCCAACATTAGGAATGGCTACAGGAAGCTCTCCACTAGGTATTTATGCAGAAATACGAAAAAATAAACTTGATACAAGCCGTGTAACCACTGTAAACTTAGATGAGTACGTAAATTTACCACATGAAGATAAAAACAGCTATCATTATTTCATGCAAGAACAGTTGTTTGATCATCTTCCATTTAAACAAACTTATGTACCGAATGGGATGGCAAGTAATTTAGAGGAAGAGTGCAAGCGTTATGAAGGCATTCTAGCAGCTAACCCAGTTGATTTACAGATTCTTGGAATCGGTGAAAACGGTCACATCGGATTTAATGAACCAGGAACACTATTTAATTCTCCAACTAACATTGTAGAATTAACGGAATCTACACGCCAAGCAAATCTTCGCTTCTTTGAAAACGAAGAAGATGTGCCAACTCATGCGATTACAATGGGAATTGGAAGCATTATGAAAGCGAAACAAATTCTACTTGTTGCTATGGGACCTAAAAAGGCAGAGGCTGTTAAGGAGTTATTGCAAGGCGAATATAGTGAAGCGTGTCCTGCTACAGTTTTACAACGTCATCCGAATGTAACCGTAATCGCTGATCAAGAAGCTCTATCTTTATGCAGTGAGGCGATTGCTGATGAACATCGACAAGTATTCACCATTTCCGATCTATTATCAGATTCAAGAGTGGGTGAAACAGCTAATTGA
- the nagA gene encoding N-acetylglucosamine-6-phosphate deacetylase: MKTQVVINAKIYTGQEVVENGFIRYAETIKEIGLMAQYVSQENETVFDAAGKIVIPGMIDVHIHGGYDIDAMDANSDGLVTLGKEMLKEGVTTYFPTTMTQAPEAIEAALSAAKEAKEKGAHFEYIHLEGPYVSKKRAGAQPLGHIVPANIEQFKQWQEASGNLIKLVTYAPEEEGAIEFEKYLAETGVVGTMGHTDAMDAQLKNRKITHATHLYNQMRGLHHREPGVVGHVLLNPDVMVEVITDGIHIHPDMVKLAYKLKGSRKVSVITDAMRAKGLEDGLYELGGQPVHVKDGSARLEDGTLAGSILKMDQAFRNVIEFTGCSIEDAVLMTSVNQAEEFGLNNKGALAVGKDADFVVMTEDLHVYDTVRLGIHMKEGK, encoded by the coding sequence ATGAAAACGCAAGTTGTCATCAATGCCAAAATTTATACAGGTCAAGAAGTAGTGGAAAACGGATTTATTCGTTACGCAGAAACAATTAAAGAAATTGGTTTGATGGCTCAATATGTATCACAAGAAAATGAAACTGTTTTTGATGCAGCAGGGAAGATTGTGATCCCAGGTATGATTGATGTTCATATTCATGGTGGATACGATATTGATGCGATGGATGCAAATAGCGACGGGTTAGTAACTCTTGGTAAAGAAATGTTAAAAGAAGGAGTTACAACTTACTTCCCAACAACAATGACACAAGCTCCAGAAGCAATTGAGGCAGCTTTAAGTGCTGCAAAAGAGGCGAAAGAAAAAGGAGCACATTTTGAATATATTCATTTAGAAGGACCATATGTTTCAAAAAAACGTGCAGGTGCACAACCGCTTGGGCATATCGTTCCTGCGAATATTGAACAATTTAAACAATGGCAAGAAGCAAGCGGCAATTTAATTAAACTAGTAACGTATGCGCCAGAAGAAGAAGGTGCGATAGAGTTTGAAAAGTATCTTGCTGAAACTGGTGTTGTTGGCACAATGGGCCATACAGATGCGATGGATGCACAATTAAAAAATAGAAAAATTACACATGCAACACATTTATACAATCAAATGCGCGGATTACATCACCGTGAACCAGGTGTTGTTGGTCATGTGTTATTAAATCCAGATGTAATGGTTGAAGTAATTACAGATGGTATTCACATTCACCCAGATATGGTGAAATTAGCATATAAATTAAAAGGATCTAGAAAAGTAAGTGTTATTACAGATGCAATGCGTGCGAAAGGTCTTGAAGATGGATTATATGAACTTGGCGGACAGCCAGTACATGTAAAAGACGGCAGTGCTCGATTAGAAGATGGAACGTTAGCTGGTAGTATTTTGAAAATGGATCAAGCTTTCCGAAATGTAATTGAATTTACAGGATGTTCAATTGAGGATGCAGTGCTTATGACGTCAGTTAACCAGGCAGAAGAGTTTGGATTAAATAATAAAGGTGCATTAGCGGTAGGGAAAGATGCAGATTTTGTTGTAATGACTGAAGATTTACATGTATATGATACGGTTCGTTTAGGAATCCATATGAAGGAAGGGAAGTAA
- a CDS encoding ComEC/Rec2 family competence protein, producing the protein MKSVRIILLLVSVLLCFSLNSTSAKRYMMSIHATSSLQIERQHLGKMKVSFFKVGQGDATLITLPNGQTVLIDGGPYEAGEVIIQKLVEKGINHLDAVIGTHPDMDHIGGLIPIIEQMPVSLVLDSGKTYSSFTYHTYRNNIKKRGIPFVRVKEGQYIPLDPHVSIQVLNNGKSKDENNESSIVLKVRYGKADFLLMGDADVRTEDAIVKQYDVHADVLKVGHHGSYTSTSESFLNKVEPQFSILSYGSKNPYGHPHQSVVKRLKRHGVMIYGTNKRTVEMETDGDHIAMWSNIPLPLLK; encoded by the coding sequence ATGAAAAGTGTACGGATTATTCTATTGTTGGTTTCTGTTTTATTATGTTTTTCACTAAACAGCACATCAGCTAAAAGATATATGATGTCTATTCATGCCACGTCTTCTTTACAGATAGAGCGCCAGCATTTAGGGAAAATGAAAGTGAGCTTTTTTAAAGTTGGGCAAGGTGATGCTACACTTATTACATTGCCAAATGGTCAAACAGTATTAATCGATGGAGGACCATATGAAGCTGGAGAGGTAATTATTCAAAAGCTAGTTGAAAAAGGAATTAACCATTTAGATGCCGTCATAGGGACTCACCCTGATATGGATCATATAGGCGGACTTATTCCAATTATAGAGCAAATGCCGGTTTCACTCGTATTGGACAGTGGAAAAACGTATAGTTCTTTTACATATCATACGTATAGGAACAATATTAAAAAGAGGGGAATTCCGTTTGTCCGTGTAAAAGAAGGACAATATATACCGCTAGATCCGCATGTTTCGATACAGGTGCTGAATAATGGGAAGTCAAAAGATGAGAATAATGAATCTTCCATTGTTTTAAAGGTTCGATATGGTAAAGCTGATTTTTTATTAATGGGAGATGCGGATGTACGGACGGAAGATGCAATAGTAAAGCAATATGATGTACATGCGGATGTATTAAAAGTAGGTCATCATGGCTCATACACATCGACGAGCGAATCTTTTTTGAATAAAGTAGAGCCGCAATTTTCCATTCTTTCTTACGGCAGTAAAAATCCGTATGGGCATCCTCATCAAAGTGTAGTTAAAAGGTTAAAAAGACATGGTGTAATGATATATGGAACAAATAAACGAACAGTGGAGATGGAAACTGACGGAGACCACATTGCAATGTGGTCAAATATCCCGCTCCCTTTATTAAAATAA
- the scpB gene encoding SMC-Scp complex subunit ScpB yields MDRKEQIAIIEGLLFVAGDEGIYPEQIAKVLEIKKEDVIHLIEEMQKEYEGSHRGLQIVQFAKVYRFATKKEHALYYQKLIETPTAASLSQAALETLAIVAYRQPITRTEMEEIRGVKTDRALQTLVSHLLIKETGRAEGPGRPILYGTTKEFLDTFGLQTLEDLPPLSEENEQMNEADLFFGSLQELSK; encoded by the coding sequence ATGGATAGGAAAGAACAAATAGCGATTATAGAAGGACTTTTATTTGTTGCAGGAGATGAAGGGATTTACCCGGAACAAATTGCAAAAGTTCTTGAAATTAAAAAGGAAGATGTAATACATCTTATTGAGGAAATGCAAAAGGAATATGAAGGTTCACATCGTGGGTTACAAATTGTACAGTTTGCAAAAGTATACCGCTTTGCAACAAAGAAAGAGCATGCTTTATATTATCAAAAGTTAATTGAGACCCCAACAGCGGCTTCACTTTCTCAAGCAGCTCTTGAAACATTAGCAATCGTTGCATATCGTCAACCGATTACAAGAACAGAGATGGAAGAGATTCGAGGTGTGAAAACGGACCGAGCATTGCAAACGTTAGTTTCACATTTACTTATAAAAGAAACTGGTAGAGCAGAAGGGCCAGGACGTCCTATATTATATGGGACTACGAAAGAATTTTTAGATACGTTTGGATTACAAACTTTAGAGGATTTACCTCCTCTTTCTGAAGAGAATGAACAAATGAATGAGGCAGATTTATTCTTTGGTTCATTACAGGAGTTATCAAAATAA
- a CDS encoding segregation/condensation protein A, whose product MQYNFKVEAFEGPLDLLLHLIHRYEVDIYNIPVAEITEQYLSYVHAMKELQLDVASEYLVMAATLLQIKSKMLLPKQEEDVPDNGEDFIDDPRQELMERLIEYKKYKQVAAELKEREQERAQLYTRPPIDFTSLQQEEETSLPLDVTLYDMLAAFQKLMRRKKAKKPVTTRITRQEIPIEQRMTDILQQLETVGGRQSFYDLFANEEREIMVVTFLAVLELMKNQQIIIEQEHNFDEIFLSRSNKSA is encoded by the coding sequence GTGCAATATAATTTTAAAGTAGAGGCTTTTGAAGGGCCTTTAGATTTATTGTTACATTTAATACATCGTTATGAAGTCGATATATATAATATTCCTGTAGCAGAGATTACAGAGCAGTATTTATCTTATGTTCATGCGATGAAAGAATTACAATTAGATGTTGCAAGTGAATATTTAGTAATGGCTGCAACGCTATTACAAATTAAAAGTAAAATGTTGTTACCGAAACAAGAGGAAGATGTACCTGACAATGGTGAAGACTTTATAGATGACCCTCGTCAAGAACTGATGGAGAGGTTAATTGAATATAAAAAATATAAACAAGTTGCTGCTGAATTAAAGGAAAGAGAGCAGGAAAGAGCGCAGCTATATACACGTCCACCAATCGATTTTACATCACTTCAGCAAGAAGAGGAGACAAGCTTACCTCTTGATGTTACTTTATATGATATGTTGGCAGCGTTTCAAAAACTAATGCGCCGTAAAAAAGCAAAGAAGCCAGTAACAACGCGAATTACTCGTCAGGAAATACCGATTGAACAGCGGATGACTGATATATTACAACAGTTAGAAACAGTAGGTGGTCGTCAAAGTTTTTATGACTTATTTGCTAATGAAGAGCGTGAAATAATGGTTGTAACGTTTTTAGCAGTGCTCGAATTAATGAAGAATCAACAAATTATTATTGAGCAAGAGCATAATTTTGATGAAATCTTTTTATCACGATCCAATAAATCAGCATAG
- a CDS encoding YjcZ family sporulation protein — translation MGHVDCGFSGGFALLVVLFILLIIVGAACFC, via the coding sequence ATGGGTCACGTTGATTGTGGTTTTAGCGGTGGGTTCGCTTTACTTGTTGTGTTATTTATTTTATTAATCATTGTGGGAGCAGCTTGCTTCTGCTAA
- a CDS encoding DUF309 domain-containing protein, which yields MYSTAYMQFLIHFHGDYDYFECHEVLEEYWKLKPRGERDNYWVGFIQIAVSLYHQRRSNWNGASKMMKSAITILEKESHHVALLGIDHKQLISLLKEQLQFIYRKRPFSPIFLPFSEASLEKRCIELCTEQGLSWKNITASPSEYIIHKHTLRNRNNIISERNEQLKKRKQG from the coding sequence ATGTATTCTACAGCATACATGCAATTTTTAATTCATTTTCACGGGGACTACGATTATTTCGAATGCCATGAAGTGCTCGAAGAATATTGGAAATTAAAACCGAGGGGAGAGCGTGATAACTACTGGGTAGGTTTTATTCAAATCGCGGTTTCTTTATACCATCAAAGACGTTCAAATTGGAACGGTGCATCCAAAATGATGAAAAGTGCAATAACAATTTTAGAAAAAGAAAGCCACCACGTAGCTTTACTAGGAATAGATCATAAACAACTTATATCTTTACTGAAAGAACAATTACAATTCATTTATAGGAAAAGGCCTTTTTCACCGATATTTTTACCCTTTTCAGAAGCTTCTTTAGAAAAACGATGCATCGAATTATGTACTGAACAAGGCTTATCTTGGAAAAACATAACTGCCTCCCCTAGTGAATACATTATTCATAAGCATACATTACGTAATAGAAACAATATAATTTCAGAAAGAAACGAGCAACTAAAAAAAAGAAAGCAGGGATAA
- a CDS encoding GNAT family N-acetyltransferase, with translation MLIRFKKSYEKIAMGLLSFMPTEKDVKTLQLTMKDYDSKDQWQLYLWKQNEDFVGIMGIVKKEDHVLEIQHLSVNPSHRHMGIGTKMVQELKNKFPEVTICGNEQTASFCEKCKGFEQNIHS, from the coding sequence ATGTTAATTCGTTTTAAAAAAAGTTATGAAAAGATTGCAATGGGGCTTCTGTCATTTATGCCAACTGAAAAAGATGTAAAAACATTACAATTGACGATGAAAGACTACGATTCAAAAGATCAATGGCAATTGTATTTGTGGAAGCAAAATGAGGATTTTGTTGGGATAATGGGGATTGTGAAAAAAGAGGATCATGTATTAGAGATTCAACATTTGAGCGTGAACCCATCTCATCGTCATATGGGAATTGGGACAAAGATGGTTCAAGAATTAAAAAATAAGTTTCCTGAAGTTACAATTTGCGGAAATGAGCAAACAGCAAGTTTTTGCGAAAAGTGTAAAGGTTTTGAACAAAATATACATTCATGA
- a CDS encoding peptidylprolyl isomerase, translating to MKTLGYILMENGEKIELEFFPEEAPKTVENFKKLAEQGFYDGVTFHRVIPGFVSQGGDPTGTGAGGPGYSIPCETDGNPHRHLVGSLSMAHAGRNTGGSQFFVVHEPQPHLDGVHTVFGKATSGIETVLNMRQGDVMKEVKVWEE from the coding sequence ATGAAAACTTTAGGATACATATTAATGGAAAATGGTGAAAAAATCGAGTTAGAATTTTTCCCAGAAGAGGCACCAAAAACTGTAGAAAACTTTAAAAAATTAGCAGAGCAAGGATTTTATGATGGTGTTACATTCCACCGCGTTATTCCTGGCTTCGTAAGCCAAGGTGGAGACCCAACAGGAACAGGAGCAGGTGGCCCAGGTTACTCTATTCCATGTGAAACTGATGGAAATCCTCATAGACACCTTGTTGGCTCACTTTCTATGGCACATGCTGGCCGTAATACAGGTGGTAGCCAATTCTTTGTTGTTCATGAGCCACAACCGCATTTAGATGGTGTACATACTGTATTTGGTAAAGCGACAAGCGGTATTGAAACGGTATTAAACATGCGTCAAGGCGATGTAATGAAAGAAGTTAAAGTTTGGGAAGAATAA
- a CDS encoding DUF1002 domain-containing protein has protein sequence MKTKLLALLLAVTVFMMPAASFADIIEGESIVTLGENLSEQQKQDLLKEMKAPKDAQIITVSNAEEHKFLEGVVPKAQIGTRAISSSMITYTKPGSGLIVRSKNINSVTDAMYTNALITAGVKDAEIQITAPFKVSGTAALTGLMKAYETTSNKAIPEDVKKVANEEMVQTAKLGDKIGEEKAVQLVAKVKEEIAKEQPKTTEDLRSLIKKIADQLGITLTDEQLDDLVSLFDKMKNLNIDWNQVGSQLNKAKDHVSAFLGSEEGQGFLDKVKDFFSSIIDFIKSLFK, from the coding sequence GTGAAAACGAAATTATTAGCTCTGCTATTAGCTGTTACGGTATTTATGATGCCAGCAGCTTCATTTGCAGACATAATCGAGGGAGAATCAATTGTTACACTAGGAGAAAATTTATCCGAACAACAAAAACAAGATCTTTTGAAAGAAATGAAAGCACCAAAAGATGCGCAAATTATCACTGTATCTAATGCGGAAGAACATAAATTTCTAGAAGGTGTCGTTCCAAAAGCACAAATTGGTACGAGAGCCATTTCCTCTTCTATGATTACGTACACAAAACCAGGATCTGGTCTCATTGTACGCTCAAAAAACATTAATTCGGTAACAGATGCAATGTACACAAACGCGTTAATTACAGCGGGTGTGAAAGATGCGGAGATTCAAATTACTGCACCATTTAAAGTTTCAGGAACTGCTGCTTTAACAGGTCTAATGAAGGCTTATGAAACAACATCAAATAAAGCAATTCCGGAAGATGTTAAAAAAGTAGCCAATGAAGAAATGGTACAAACAGCTAAACTTGGTGATAAAATCGGTGAAGAAAAAGCGGTTCAACTTGTTGCAAAAGTAAAAGAAGAAATTGCGAAAGAACAACCGAAAACAACAGAAGATTTACGTTCATTAATTAAAAAGATTGCTGATCAACTCGGTATTACATTAACAGATGAGCAATTAGATGACTTAGTTTCTCTATTTGATAAAATGAAAAATTTAAATATTGACTGGAACCAAGTTGGTAGCCAATTAAACAAAGCAAAAGATCACGTGTCAGCCTTCTTAGGATCTGAAGAGGGACAAGGTTTCCTAGACAAAGTAAAAGATTTCTTCTCCAGTATCATTGATTTTATTAAATCATTGTTCAAGTAA
- a CDS encoding Cof-type HAD-IIB family hydrolase — translation MKGEESMIKLFVSDLDDTLVYNVSHMYKEDEQALCWLAEKGTNICFASGRFTHRIHEVVRRFSFPYYTTGLNGATMLLPDGQIFHESTFDNGIAQEIYRYIHEKGLADIVCAKEQRYTKKKNEHHHIFEEYMGVHIAEIEMLEEQFGNTVHPAKLFVYGDEEKIVPLDKELRNTFYGKAEIFISGKRYVDIMPMGVSKGSALKRLIDHLKIKENEVACIGDSFNDISMFEVTPHSFTLHHAHPYVKEKASHVVRSVEEAVMKLPLLV, via the coding sequence ATGAAAGGGGAAGAAAGCATGATTAAACTATTTGTAAGTGATTTAGATGATACACTCGTTTATAATGTGAGCCATATGTATAAGGAAGATGAACAAGCACTTTGCTGGTTGGCTGAAAAGGGGACAAATATTTGCTTTGCTTCTGGCCGTTTTACACATCGAATTCATGAGGTAGTAAGGAGGTTTTCATTCCCATACTATACGACTGGTTTGAATGGAGCTACTATGTTATTGCCAGATGGACAAATATTTCACGAATCAACATTTGATAATGGGATTGCCCAGGAAATATATCGATATATACACGAAAAAGGGTTAGCTGATATTGTTTGTGCAAAGGAGCAGAGATATACAAAAAAGAAAAACGAACACCATCATATTTTTGAAGAGTATATGGGGGTACATATTGCTGAGATAGAAATGTTAGAAGAACAGTTTGGTAACACAGTTCACCCAGCTAAATTGTTTGTATACGGAGACGAGGAAAAGATTGTACCATTGGATAAAGAATTACGGAACACCTTTTATGGGAAAGCAGAGATTTTTATATCAGGAAAACGTTATGTTGATATTATGCCAATGGGGGTAAGCAAGGGGAGCGCGTTGAAACGGTTAATAGATCATTTGAAAATAAAGGAAAATGAAGTTGCTTGTATTGGAGATTCTTTTAATGATATTTCTATGTTTGAAGTAACTCCGCATTCGTTCACACTTCATCATGCTCATCCGTATGTTAAAGAGAAAGCGAGTCATGTTGTTCGTTCTGTCGAAGAAGCTGTTATGAAATTACCGTTACTTGTATAA
- a CDS encoding spore germination protein yields MTKQKKVNIPISSFLSDNENYLKQTVGLGVTFDVGIRKFQILDKEIGVLFVNGLCDTNYIIPILEEAVDTNEIRNVEEDTVKLLENRLIHQQVSKVKTMDEVMVQVLSGLVVIFVEGETEAFVIDVRSYPGRTPTEPDTEKVVRGARDGFVENIVVNTALIRRRIRDPRLRNEIIRVGDRSQTDICITYVQDVANPDLVKIIKQELNNIEVDGITMADKTVEEFVVKQSYNPFPLIRYTERPDVASNHLLEGHVLVIVDTSPSVMITPTTYFHHLQHAEEFRQNPAVGTFLRWIRFLSVIFSLFLLPFWLVFVFEPTLLPEKLAFIGPNKMTHLPILLQVLMAEVGLEFLRMAAIHTPTPLSSAAGLISAILIGQIAIDVGLFVPEVILYVAVSMVGSYATPSYELGLGNKIGKLFVIILTGLFHEMGFVIGMTMLILFLTSIKSLQTPYLWPFLPFDWGALIKILLRPTMSSLKVRPSIVRPQNIRRQK; encoded by the coding sequence ATGACAAAACAAAAGAAAGTTAACATCCCGATTTCATCCTTTTTGAGTGATAACGAAAATTATTTAAAACAAACAGTCGGACTCGGTGTTACATTTGATGTCGGAATCCGTAAATTTCAAATTCTTGATAAAGAAATTGGTGTGCTATTTGTAAATGGACTTTGTGATACAAACTATATTATCCCTATTTTAGAAGAAGCGGTGGATACAAATGAAATAAGGAATGTTGAGGAAGATACGGTCAAGCTTTTAGAAAATCGATTAATTCATCAACAAGTAAGTAAAGTTAAAACGATGGATGAAGTAATGGTACAAGTATTATCAGGGCTTGTCGTTATTTTTGTAGAAGGCGAAACTGAGGCCTTTGTAATAGATGTTCGTAGTTATCCAGGACGGACACCGACAGAGCCAGATACAGAAAAAGTAGTGCGTGGGGCGAGAGATGGATTTGTTGAAAATATTGTTGTAAATACAGCTTTAATTCGTAGACGAATTCGCGATCCACGCCTGAGAAACGAAATTATTCGCGTAGGAGATAGGTCACAAACGGATATTTGTATTACTTATGTTCAGGATGTGGCAAATCCAGATTTAGTAAAGATTATAAAGCAAGAATTAAATAACATTGAAGTAGATGGCATTACAATGGCGGATAAAACAGTGGAAGAATTTGTAGTAAAGCAAAGCTATAATCCCTTTCCGCTCATTCGTTACACAGAAAGGCCAGACGTAGCTTCGAATCATTTGTTAGAAGGACATGTATTAGTTATTGTTGATACATCGCCAAGTGTTATGATTACGCCGACAACTTATTTTCATCATTTGCAGCATGCGGAAGAATTTAGACAAAACCCAGCTGTCGGTACATTTTTACGATGGATTCGTTTTTTAAGTGTAATATTCTCTTTATTTTTATTGCCATTTTGGTTAGTTTTTGTATTTGAGCCAACATTGTTACCAGAAAAACTAGCTTTCATTGGACCGAATAAAATGACACACTTACCGATTCTCTTACAAGTTCTGATGGCAGAAGTCGGGCTTGAGTTTTTACGGATGGCCGCGATTCATACACCGACACCGTTGTCGTCAGCGGCAGGTTTAATTTCAGCCATATTAATTGGACAAATTGCGATTGATGTAGGGCTATTTGTACCAGAAGTTATTTTATATGTAGCGGTTTCAATGGTTGGATCGTATGCAACACCAAGTTATGAACTAGGACTTGGGAATAAAATTGGAAAATTATTTGTTATTATTTTAACCGGCCTATTTCATGAAATGGGATTTGTTATCGGAATGACGATGTTAATTTTATTTTTAACATCTATTAAGAGTTTACAAACACCATATTTATGGCCTTTTTTACCGTTTGATTGGGGAGCGCTAATAAAAATTTTACTCCGCCCAACTATGTCTAGCTTAAAAGTGCGCCCAAGTATTGTGCGCCCGCAAAATATAAGAAGGCAAAAATAA
- a CDS encoding stage V sporulation protein AE translates to MRRRVILVTDGDEYAKRTIELLTKEFGGRCISASQSNPTKLTGKKIVELIMQTPYDPVFVMFDDSGFIGEGSGEKALKYVATHKQIDVLGILAVASNTHHWEWARVDVSVDREGNLTEYGVDKFGLPDGEIGRISGDTIYCLDELNVPIIVGIGDVGKMYGNDEWERGSPITKKAIQLILERSGFYDKTKES, encoded by the coding sequence ATGAGACGAAGGGTTATTTTGGTGACAGATGGAGATGAATATGCAAAGCGGACAATTGAGCTGTTAACAAAGGAATTCGGGGGAAGGTGTATTTCAGCATCGCAAAGCAATCCGACCAAATTGACAGGAAAGAAAATTGTTGAGCTTATTATGCAAACGCCATATGACCCTGTATTTGTCATGTTTGATGACAGCGGATTTATTGGAGAAGGCTCAGGTGAAAAGGCGTTAAAGTACGTGGCAACACATAAACAAATTGATGTTCTTGGTATTTTAGCAGTAGCATCCAATACGCATCATTGGGAGTGGGCGCGTGTAGATGTCAGTGTAGATCGGGAGGGTAACTTAACAGAATACGGTGTTGATAAGTTTGGACTTCCAGATGGTGAAATAGGCAGAATTAGTGGAGATACAATTTATTGTTTAGATGAATTAAATGTCCCAATAATTGTTGGAATCGGTGATGTTGGGAAAATGTATGGGAATGATGAATGGGAGAGAGGATCACCAATTACAAAGAAAGCAATTCAGTTAATTTTAGAAAGGAGTGGATTTTATGACAAAACAAAAGAAAGTTAA
- the spoVAE gene encoding stage V sporulation protein AE yields MDFIYAFIVGGAICVIGQLLLDFAKLTPAHLMATFVVVGTILDGFGLYDKLIKFAGAGATVPITSFGHSLLHGAMQAAEKHGYLGIGIGMFSLTSAGISAAILFAFFVALICKPKG; encoded by the coding sequence GTGGATTTCATATATGCATTTATTGTAGGAGGAGCTATTTGTGTCATAGGGCAACTATTATTGGATTTTGCAAAATTAACACCAGCTCATTTAATGGCAACTTTTGTAGTAGTGGGGACTATTTTAGATGGATTTGGATTATATGATAAACTGATAAAATTTGCAGGAGCTGGGGCAACGGTCCCTATTACTAGTTTTGGACATTCACTTTTACACGGAGCAATGCAAGCGGCAGAAAAACATGGATATTTAGGAATTGGTATTGGCATGTTTAGTTTAACTTCTGCAGGTATTTCAGCAGCGATATTATTTGCGTTTTTTGTAGCACTTATATGTAAACCGAAAGGATAA